One Lysinibacillus fusiformis genomic window carries:
- a CDS encoding phage tail family protein has translation MTVEKVLFTNTLGQSIELTNRRPFLLQSVEGKADVGAVIQTQTAPFQDGSTYVDSYLQQRAITLNVSILAESNEALIEQRQLLTSVFNPKLGPGKLLYMKGNTKREIQAVVENVPVLGVGRENNGIRFQRTIINLVCPSPFWEDVTAENYKLEDFISNFRFSFHFPVRFATRGDSKLLINKGDVPTPIRVEFRGPVTNPKITNLTTGEFIRVKREIPANHMLILDTSFGNKRVEIMRPDGVKENAFHYIDLASTFFNLDVGDNRFAFITDSGNPEVYVEYKHKYLSV, from the coding sequence ATGACGGTTGAAAAAGTACTTTTTACAAATACTCTAGGGCAGTCTATTGAATTAACCAATAGACGTCCCTTTTTATTGCAATCTGTGGAAGGTAAAGCAGATGTTGGAGCAGTTATTCAGACACAGACAGCACCGTTTCAAGATGGTAGCACTTATGTCGATAGCTATTTACAGCAGCGTGCTATAACGCTAAATGTTTCTATCTTAGCTGAAAGTAATGAAGCGTTAATTGAACAACGACAGCTACTTACATCTGTCTTTAACCCAAAATTAGGACCAGGAAAACTTCTTTATATGAAAGGTAACACCAAGCGAGAAATTCAAGCAGTCGTTGAAAATGTGCCGGTTCTTGGTGTGGGACGAGAAAATAATGGGATACGATTTCAGAGAACAATTATTAATCTAGTTTGTCCTTCACCATTCTGGGAGGATGTTACTGCTGAAAACTATAAGCTCGAGGATTTCATCAGTAACTTCCGATTTTCGTTTCATTTTCCTGTACGTTTTGCTACGCGGGGCGACTCGAAATTGCTGATAAACAAAGGGGATGTACCAACACCAATAAGAGTTGAATTCAGGGGACCAGTAACCAATCCTAAAATAACAAACTTAACAACAGGTGAGTTTATCCGTGTGAAACGTGAAATACCAGCAAACCATATGCTCATTTTAGATACTAGTTTTGGGAATAAGCGTGTAGAGATTATGAGACCGGATGGAGTGAAAGAAAATGCGTTCCATTACATTGATTTAGCATCGACATTTTTTAATTTGGATGTTGGTGATAATCGCTTTGCATTTATTACAGATAGTGGTAATCCAGAGGTCTATGTAGAATATAAACACAAATATTTAAGTGTATAA
- a CDS encoding phage tail tape measure protein — translation MTNIRAVELSLNTANFNGSIDQSIRRLTAMGAELQALQARGGEYENSIEGLSQKHNILSRSVDASSIKLTEQRNRYDELVASGSASTEAIEQQAIAVNEALAEYNGLNTQLTEVSTQLDVQSSKWSQFQEIGGKVKSVGESISTISTPIKAIGVLAFNAAVDFENAFAGVRQSVNTSEENFKKLEDGIRSMAKELPVSATEIAGVVESAGQLGIAEDHLLSFSRTVIDLGASTSMTREQAATEFARFAGIVGMSQGDFDRLGSSVVELSNKMGVTESDIIAMGMGFAKQGAQLGMTEAQIMGLAGTMSSLGIQADTGGAAMTTVLQKIQKAVGDGGESLSGFAKAANMSSADFKKAFETDAVSALDALVKGLAESSEGGADLTSVLAELGVKGDETDVLLSMANASGLLSSAVDTSSQAWKDNTALSNEAAQNYKSTESQMTIMKNQLVDIGISIGQILIPMVLKVMDVIAPWIEKFSNLSSETQKTIVIIGGLAAAIGPLLVVGGTLISSVGSIISAVGGFSMAIGAAGGATTAFGAAFALISGPVGIAAGLLTGFGIAAYIVGRELNESSIQVTDWKDKVSESTAESVGSFLELSDQATVALNQMAWSGVAVTEEMAANMVGIYNEMGDQVLTEMQSDHAQELETMQNHFAQSDALTEEQEAKILERVAQSQAKQQLVITSGKARIEEIYQNASQNNREITEAEQQEINLIQQTMTENAIKHLSDSEVEQKVILESLKNEASKITAEQAAEVVRNSLKQKDDVLKEAEEQYNETKKWAVRQRDETGTMSAEEAQAVIDEAKKKRDETVANAEDMHQKVVSEAQLQAEEHVNKVDWETGEIKSRWKVYTENVASDAKALGKAISDGWNNAWTATKNRVSEIKQTAENKIHEMKTAIGNKMSEVKGKFESIWNEVQSFLSGVSLKNIGTDIVSGLIRGIGDMFGNVKGKIEELAGLIPDWARKVLGIKSPSRVFMDIGRNTIEGWEIGMAERKNNLNAVMNDLTNNLLDISNHYSKEEKKIADQTNAEIVQIEKQAKEDVDAVYRNAYAKKRKTTQEENNSIQRIQEEAAVKISEIEKKASVDSTLLIEKAQKDRLDGIKSFIQDKKSMEELSLIDEALLWEQSLDQFGLYSNERVEAQKAYQNAVQTINKEITAINTDYSNQIQKINEDLIKQEETLTKAYTDAVDKRAQSLYSFKNLFDEFKVEIDITGEQLLVNLGTQVEGFKVWQYEIEKLSEKAIDKGLLEDLRQMGPNALPQLIALNQLTDQQLSQYSKLYQEKSALARKQAETELISMKSDTDKQILELRDVANKQLDILQKEWVQKIKLLTVATAQELTSLHQVGVDAGQGLLDGLSSKEGALHSKAQSIANTIKNTIQKALDIHSPSRIMRGFGVNIGQGLVLGMDDMVGKVAGAAQRLASTMEENVALGSSSIDKSRTYSNGDTHIYVYGDNASPSEIARKHMQVQRQLAMEWGMT, via the coding sequence ATGACGAATATTCGTGCTGTTGAACTGAGTCTCAATACAGCTAATTTTAATGGTTCTATCGATCAGTCGATTAGACGATTGACTGCAATGGGAGCAGAATTACAGGCTTTACAAGCACGCGGTGGTGAATATGAAAACTCTATCGAGGGTTTATCACAAAAACATAATATTTTATCTCGTTCTGTTGATGCCTCTAGCATTAAGTTAACAGAACAACGCAATAGATATGATGAATTAGTAGCATCGGGATCAGCCTCCACAGAAGCTATTGAACAACAGGCTATTGCTGTCAATGAAGCGCTCGCTGAATACAATGGATTAAATACGCAATTAACAGAAGTGAGCACTCAATTAGATGTTCAATCCTCTAAATGGAGTCAGTTTCAGGAGATAGGTGGGAAGGTGAAATCAGTTGGCGAAAGCATTTCTACGATTTCAACGCCTATCAAAGCTATTGGCGTATTAGCTTTTAATGCCGCAGTAGATTTTGAAAATGCATTTGCGGGTGTACGGCAATCCGTCAATACGAGTGAAGAAAATTTTAAAAAGCTTGAAGACGGCATACGTAGTATGGCTAAGGAGTTACCAGTAAGTGCTACTGAAATAGCGGGAGTTGTTGAATCAGCTGGTCAATTGGGGATAGCTGAAGATCATTTACTATCTTTCTCACGTACGGTTATTGATTTAGGTGCATCAACAAGCATGACGCGGGAGCAAGCGGCAACAGAATTTGCTCGTTTTGCTGGTATCGTTGGAATGAGCCAGGGGGATTTTGACCGATTAGGCTCTTCTGTCGTTGAGCTTAGTAACAAGATGGGTGTAACTGAATCTGACATTATCGCAATGGGCATGGGATTTGCTAAACAAGGTGCGCAATTAGGCATGACAGAGGCCCAAATCATGGGTCTTGCTGGGACAATGTCTAGCTTAGGTATCCAGGCTGATACTGGTGGAGCTGCCATGACAACAGTTCTACAAAAAATTCAAAAAGCTGTCGGTGATGGTGGAGAGAGCTTATCTGGTTTTGCAAAAGCAGCAAATATGTCGAGTGCTGATTTTAAAAAGGCATTCGAGACGGACGCTGTTTCAGCATTAGATGCATTAGTGAAGGGGTTAGCTGAATCTTCAGAAGGAGGCGCCGACTTAACAAGTGTTCTAGCAGAATTGGGTGTTAAAGGCGACGAAACAGATGTGCTATTAAGTATGGCAAATGCTTCGGGCCTATTATCGTCTGCAGTGGATACCTCTTCGCAAGCGTGGAAAGATAATACAGCATTATCCAACGAGGCTGCTCAAAATTACAAATCAACCGAATCGCAAATGACCATCATGAAAAATCAGCTTGTAGATATTGGTATTAGTATTGGTCAGATTTTAATACCGATGGTGCTTAAAGTAATGGATGTCATTGCACCATGGATAGAGAAATTTAGTAATTTATCATCTGAAACACAAAAAACAATCGTTATTATTGGTGGCTTAGCAGCTGCGATTGGTCCTTTACTTGTGGTTGGAGGAACGTTAATATCCAGTGTTGGTTCGATTATCAGTGCTGTAGGTGGATTTTCTATGGCGATTGGTGCAGCAGGTGGCGCGACAACAGCATTTGGCGCGGCATTTGCATTAATCTCGGGGCCAGTTGGGATAGCAGCAGGCTTGCTCACAGGTTTTGGGATAGCAGCCTATATAGTTGGTCGTGAACTAAATGAATCATCCATTCAAGTTACTGATTGGAAAGATAAAGTATCAGAATCGACCGCAGAATCAGTAGGAAGTTTCTTGGAATTATCTGATCAAGCAACAGTTGCACTTAACCAAATGGCTTGGTCCGGTGTAGCAGTGACAGAAGAAATGGCAGCCAACATGGTAGGTATTTATAATGAGATGGGCGATCAAGTGTTGACCGAAATGCAATCTGATCATGCGCAAGAATTAGAGACTATGCAAAATCATTTTGCTCAAAGTGATGCCTTAACTGAAGAACAAGAAGCAAAAATTTTAGAACGGGTTGCACAAAGTCAAGCTAAGCAACAACTGGTTATAACAAGTGGTAAGGCGAGGATTGAAGAAATTTATCAAAATGCTTCTCAAAACAATAGAGAAATCACTGAAGCTGAGCAACAAGAAATTAACCTTATTCAACAAACGATGACTGAGAACGCGATTAAGCATCTTTCTGATAGTGAAGTTGAGCAAAAGGTTATTCTAGAAAGTTTAAAAAATGAGGCTTCAAAGATTACAGCAGAGCAAGCGGCTGAAGTTGTAAGAAACTCTCTTAAACAAAAAGATGATGTTTTAAAGGAAGCAGAAGAACAATATAACGAAACGAAAAAATGGGCAGTTAGACAACGAGATGAAACAGGTACGATGTCTGCTGAAGAGGCGCAAGCAGTTATTGATGAGGCAAAGAAAAAAAGAGATGAAACTGTTGCTAATGCAGAGGACATGCACCAAAAGGTTGTAAGTGAGGCACAATTACAAGCGGAAGAACATGTCAATAAAGTAGACTGGGAAACTGGTGAAATAAAGTCTCGGTGGAAGGTATACACAGAAAATGTTGCAAGTGATGCCAAAGCACTCGGCAAGGCAATTAGTGATGGCTGGAATAACGCATGGACGGCTACTAAAAATAGAGTAAGTGAGATTAAGCAAACAGCAGAAAATAAAATTCATGAAATGAAAACGGCCATTGGAAATAAAATGAGTGAAGTGAAAGGAAAATTCGAGTCAATATGGAATGAGGTCCAATCTTTTTTATCTGGAGTCAGCTTAAAAAACATAGGTACAGACATTGTATCTGGTTTAATCCGCGGTATTGGGGATATGTTTGGCAACGTTAAAGGAAAAATAGAAGAATTAGCAGGTCTTATTCCAGATTGGGCAAGGAAAGTTTTAGGTATTAAATCCCCATCTCGTGTTTTTATGGACATAGGTCGTAACACAATTGAAGGTTGGGAAATTGGGATGGCTGAAAGGAAAAATAATCTGAATGCAGTCATGAACGATTTAACAAATAACCTTCTAGATATTTCAAATCACTATAGTAAAGAAGAGAAGAAGATTGCTGATCAAACCAATGCTGAAATTGTTCAAATTGAAAAACAAGCTAAAGAAGATGTTGATGCAGTTTATCGTAATGCCTATGCTAAAAAACGAAAAACTACACAAGAAGAGAACAACAGTATTCAACGTATCCAAGAGGAAGCTGCGGTTAAAATTAGCGAAATTGAAAAAAAAGCATCAGTAGATTCTACTTTGTTAATCGAAAAAGCTCAAAAAGATAGGTTAGACGGAATCAAGTCATTTATACAAGATAAAAAATCAATGGAAGAGTTATCGCTTATTGATGAAGCATTACTATGGGAACAATCTTTAGATCAGTTTGGCTTGTATTCAAATGAGCGTGTGGAAGCACAGAAGGCTTATCAAAATGCCGTGCAAACAATCAATAAAGAAATTACAGCCATCAATACCGACTATTCAAATCAGATTCAAAAAATTAATGAGGACTTAATAAAGCAAGAAGAGACTTTAACTAAAGCCTATACAGATGCAGTTGATAAACGTGCACAATCACTCTATTCGTTTAAGAATCTATTCGATGAATTTAAAGTAGAGATTGATATTACGGGTGAGCAATTACTCGTTAATCTTGGTACGCAAGTTGAAGGTTTTAAGGTTTGGCAATATGAAATTGAAAAATTATCCGAAAAGGCGATTGATAAAGGACTACTTGAAGATTTACGTCAGATGGGGCCAAATGCATTACCTCAACTAATAGCTTTAAATCAACTAACTGATCAACAGCTATCGCAATATAGTAAGCTATATCAAGAAAAATCAGCCCTTGCAAGAAAACAAGCTGAAACGGAACTTATCAGTATGAAAAGTGATACAGACAAACAGATTTTGGAACTGCGTGATGTGGCTAACAAACAACTAGACATATTGCAAAAAGAGTGGGTACAAAAAATAAAATTGTTAACTGTAGCTACGGCACAAGAACTTACCTCTTTACATCAAGTAGGTGTCGATGCGGGACAAGGTTTATTGGATGGTCTTTCTAGCAAGGAAGGAGCACTTCATTCTAAAGCACAATCAATAGCAAATACTATTAAAAATACTATTCAAAAAGCATTAGATATTCACAGTCCTTCACGTATCATGCGTGGTTTCGGTGTTAATATCGGCCAAGGATTAGTCTTAGGTATGGATGACATGGTTGGTAAAGTTGCAGGTGCTGCTCAGCGACTAGCATCTACAATGGAGGAAAATGTTGCATTAGGATCATCATCTATTGATAAGTCACGTACTTATAGTAATGGGGATACACATATATATGTGTATGGCGATAATGCATCACCATCTGAAATTGCAAGAAAACATATGCAAGTGCAGCGACAGCTTGCAATGGAGTGGGGGATGACATGA
- the gpG gene encoding phage tail assembly chaperone G: MQITLKIDGQEKTFSNDFVKARVFRNALKMNEKMRKEGNDISVETFDEMIGFVVNVFDNQFTVDDIWDGLEAGKLQDEIMRVFNSVLNIGGLETKPAVSGEEGK, from the coding sequence ATGCAAATTACATTAAAGATTGATGGCCAAGAGAAAACGTTTAGCAATGACTTTGTAAAGGCTCGAGTATTCCGAAATGCCTTAAAGATGAACGAAAAAATGCGTAAAGAAGGTAATGACATTTCAGTCGAAACATTCGATGAAATGATTGGTTTCGTAGTAAATGTTTTCGATAATCAATTCACTGTGGACGACATATGGGATGGTCTAGAGGCAGGCAAGCTACAAGATGAAATTATGCGTGTATTTAATAGCGTGTTGAACATTGGAGGGCTTGAAACAAAACCTGCCGTTAGTGGTGAAGAGGGAAAGTAA
- a CDS encoding major tail protein — MTTTVNEKPQKISLKRIHYALMTNEQTETWGEVKTLTMPISLTLTPNFSEAHLDAGDRVVDQEAQLDSITIAGETADLPTEVLVDWYGHKKSAEGGIITNANDTPNAMAIGFESGSRMVWLLKAKLKPGEELNTTRKKGETSYKVYPFGGEALPLIEGIIKHTVDTRDAGVTATAETFFAAVAKPSETVPTP, encoded by the coding sequence ATGACAACAACAGTAAATGAAAAACCACAAAAAATTAGCTTAAAGCGTATCCACTATGCACTAATGACAAACGAACAAACAGAAACTTGGGGCGAAGTGAAAACATTAACAATGCCTATTTCTCTAACACTGACACCTAACTTCTCAGAAGCGCATTTGGATGCGGGAGATCGTGTCGTAGACCAAGAGGCACAATTGGATTCTATTACTATTGCTGGTGAAACAGCAGACTTACCAACAGAAGTACTTGTTGACTGGTATGGGCATAAAAAATCTGCAGAAGGCGGTATCATCACAAATGCAAATGATACGCCAAATGCAATGGCAATTGGTTTTGAATCTGGATCTAGAATGGTCTGGCTGTTAAAAGCAAAATTAAAACCAGGTGAAGAATTGAATACTACACGTAAAAAAGGAGAAACAAGCTATAAAGTGTATCCATTTGGTGGTGAGGCACTACCATTAATCGAAGGTATCATCAAACATACTGTCGATACACGTGATGCGGGCGTTACAGCGACAGCAGAAACGTTCTTTGCTGCAGTGGCAAAACCAAGTGAAACAGTACCAACACCTTAA
- the ltrA gene encoding group II intron reverse transcriptase/maturase gives MLMERILSRENLLSALKRVERNKGSHGVDEMPVQNLRKHILQHWETMKMELLQGTYEPQPVRRVEIPKPAGGVRLLGIPTVTDRFIQQAIAQVLTFLYDPTFSDHSYGFRPNRSAHGAIREAKGYIREGNRWVVDIDLEKFFDKVNHDRLMGVLAKRIEDKHLLKLIRKYLKSGIMINGIVTTSEEGTPQGGPLSPLLSNIVLDELDKELEERGHKFVRYADDCNIYVKTKKSGNRVMNSVTWFIEGKLKLKVNLNKSAVDRPWKRKFLGFSFTNGIELKVRIAKESVKRMKNKIREITSRKKPYSIDYRIQELNQYLIGWCGYFALADTPSVFRNFDSWIRRRLRMCTWKDWKLPRTKVRKLIGLGASKGKAYEWGNSRKSYWRISKSPILDRTLGNSYWSSRGLKSLLARYETLRYQLN, from the coding sequence ATGTTAATGGAACGAATCCTGTCACGCGAAAATCTGCTCTCTGCCTTAAAACGGGTGGAGCGTAATAAAGGGAGCCACGGTGTCGACGAAATGCCCGTACAAAACCTACGAAAGCATATCCTACAACACTGGGAAACCATGAAAATGGAACTTCTTCAGGGAACTTATGAACCGCAGCCTGTCCGCAGAGTCGAAATCCCGAAACCTGCTGGTGGTGTGCGTTTATTAGGTATCCCTACCGTGACAGACCGTTTTATTCAACAAGCCATTGCCCAAGTGTTAACTTTTCTATATGACCCGACTTTTTCAGACCATAGTTACGGGTTTCGACCAAATCGAAGCGCTCATGGTGCGATAAGGGAAGCAAAAGGATATATACGGGAAGGGAATCGCTGGGTAGTGGACATAGACTTGGAGAAATTCTTCGACAAGGTGAACCATGATAGGCTCATGGGTGTACTTGCGAAACGAATCGAAGATAAGCATCTGCTTAAGTTAATCCGTAAATACTTGAAATCGGGCATCATGATAAATGGTATCGTGACAACTAGTGAAGAAGGTACTCCGCAAGGAGGTCCCCTAAGTCCACTGCTTTCCAACATCGTACTTGATGAACTGGACAAGGAATTGGAGGAAAGAGGTCATAAATTTGTAAGATACGCCGATGACTGCAATATCTATGTGAAAACAAAGAAATCAGGCAATCGGGTCATGAACTCTGTTACTTGGTTTATTGAAGGGAAACTTAAGTTGAAAGTTAACCTGAATAAGTCAGCAGTAGACCGTCCTTGGAAAAGGAAGTTTCTTGGATTCAGTTTCACTAATGGTATAGAACTAAAGGTTCGCATCGCCAAAGAAAGCGTGAAACGGATGAAGAACAAAATTCGAGAGATAACCTCTAGGAAGAAACCTTATTCGATAGATTATCGTATCCAGGAACTCAATCAATACCTGATAGGGTGGTGCGGTTACTTCGCATTGGCAGATACGCCAAGTGTTTTCAGGAACTTCGATTCGTGGATCAGAAGAAGACTTCGAATGTGTACGTGGAAGGATTGGAAGCTACCAAGAACCAAGGTGAGAAAACTCATAGGGTTAGGCGCCTCGAAAGGAAAGGCTTACGAATGGGGCAACTCACGTAAAAGTTACTGGAGAATATCTAAAAGCCCGATACTAGACAGAACCCTCGGAAACTCCTATTGGAGTTCCCGAGGGCTCAAAAGTCTATTAGCTCGTTATGAAACTTTGCGTTATCAACTTAATTGA
- a CDS encoding DUF1492 domain-containing protein, with the protein MYEWLRDYQQIEDDIAYLEFNLEQSQKELRRWVSGDLAGVKLTAESDGAKLEERIERIETELQIKQTEQKNFMELISKFKGLNHKILKLKYVDGMTLEEIAEELNYSASYIYKKHAEIAKMVRFAHEIKLSQS; encoded by the coding sequence ATGTATGAATGGTTACGAGATTATCAACAAATTGAAGATGATATTGCCTATCTTGAATTCAATCTTGAGCAGTCCCAAAAAGAATTGAGACGTTGGGTAAGTGGGGATTTAGCAGGCGTAAAGCTTACTGCTGAATCTGACGGAGCGAAACTTGAGGAACGCATCGAACGAATCGAAACGGAATTACAAATTAAGCAAACTGAACAGAAGAATTTTATGGAACTGATTAGTAAGTTTAAAGGGTTAAATCATAAGATATTAAAGTTAAAATATGTGGATGGTATGACATTAGAGGAAATTGCAGAAGAGTTAAATTACAGCGCCAGCTACATATATAAAAAGCATGCTGAAATCGCGAAGATGGTGCGATTTGCACATGAAATAAAGCTTTCACAATCCTGA
- a CDS encoding helix-turn-helix domain-containing protein, which produces MFRISLTAARINAELEQADAALKMEIPAETLSNYERGITAIPGLILRRAAKLYGISEEVIKLPIVNDGHYDDFFCISIPFKGI; this is translated from the coding sequence ATGTTCCGAATTTCTCTAACAGCGGCTCGTATAAATGCTGAATTAGAACAAGCTGATGCAGCTTTGAAAATGGAGATACCAGCTGAAACATTGAGTAATTATGAAAGAGGTATCACTGCTATTCCAGGGTTAATATTAAGAAGAGCGGCAAAACTCTATGGCATTTCAGAAGAGGTGATAAAGTTACCTATTGTTAATGATGGTCACTACGATGATTTTTTTTGTATATCAATACCGTTTAAAGGTATTTAA
- a CDS encoding LexA family protein, with protein sequence MDNSDKLKLVFSTNLKKQLDTRGLNQTDMARDLNIPETTVSNWMKASTYPRPDKLQLMADYFNIKRSDLTEEQPTNLIEVQPNFVRIPILGVIACGDPILAEQNVEGYMYEFSDLLPTGNIFALVAKGDSMEPTIPDGSKVLIREQSEVEYGEIAAVLVNGDTEATLKRVKKQGDTILLMPDNPKHEPYIVNENNPAKIIGKAVSFKVTL encoded by the coding sequence ATGGACAATTCGGATAAGCTAAAGTTAGTTTTTTCTACAAACCTAAAAAAACAATTAGATACAAGAGGATTAAATCAAACGGATATGGCCAGAGATTTAAACATCCCCGAGACAACAGTTTCTAATTGGATGAAAGCCAGCACATACCCTAGACCTGATAAATTACAATTAATGGCGGATTATTTTAATATAAAGCGTTCAGATTTAACGGAAGAACAGCCAACGAATTTAATAGAAGTACAACCCAATTTCGTCAGAATTCCAATCCTTGGTGTAATTGCTTGTGGAGATCCCATCCTTGCAGAACAAAATGTTGAAGGCTATATGTATGAATTCTCCGATTTATTACCAACTGGTAATATCTTTGCTTTAGTCGCAAAAGGTGATTCGATGGAACCTACCATACCAGATGGCTCTAAAGTTTTAATAAGAGAACAAAGCGAAGTAGAATATGGTGAGATTGCTGCCGTGTTAGTAAATGGTGATACAGAAGCAACACTTAAACGGGTAAAAAAACAGGGAGATACAATTTTACTTATGCCAGATAACCCTAAGCATGAACCTTATATAGTTAATGAAAATAATCCTGCAAAGATTATTGGTAAAGCTGTCAGTTTTAAAGTTACACTTTAA
- a CDS encoding 3-hydroxyacyl-CoA dehydrogenase, whose product MNYKNITVAGSGVLGSQIAYQSAFNGFNVTVYDINDDALKNAQDRISNLKPFYQQDLGATQEEVDAAYARLTFNSNLAEAVADADLVIEAIPEVVKIKTEFYTNLSKLAPQKTIFATNSSTLLPSQFAEATGRPEKFLALHFANTIWKNNTAEIMKHPGTDMNVFDEVVEFAKAIGMVPLPLYKEQPGYILNSLLVPFLDAAEMLLVKEIADPETIDKTWMIGTGAPLGPFAILDVVGINTAFNIVQAKAAATGDDNMNKLANLLKIEYIDQGKLGRATGEGFYKYPNPNFAKPDFLKG is encoded by the coding sequence ATGAATTATAAAAATATTACGGTTGCAGGAAGTGGCGTTCTAGGTAGTCAAATTGCCTACCAATCAGCTTTTAACGGGTTTAATGTAACTGTCTATGATATCAATGACGATGCGTTAAAAAATGCGCAAGATCGTATTTCAAACTTAAAACCATTCTATCAGCAAGATTTAGGTGCGACACAAGAAGAAGTAGATGCTGCCTATGCCCGTCTGACTTTTAATAGCAACTTAGCAGAAGCTGTTGCAGATGCCGATCTTGTAATCGAAGCGATTCCTGAAGTCGTAAAAATCAAAACAGAATTTTACACGAATCTTAGTAAACTTGCACCACAAAAAACCATCTTTGCAACCAATTCATCAACATTATTACCAAGTCAATTTGCAGAAGCTACTGGACGTCCAGAGAAGTTTTTAGCACTACATTTTGCCAATACGATTTGGAAAAACAACACAGCCGAAATCATGAAACACCCTGGTACAGATATGAACGTATTTGATGAGGTCGTTGAATTCGCTAAAGCAATCGGCATGGTGCCACTACCATTATATAAAGAACAACCAGGTTACATTTTAAATTCATTGCTTGTTCCTTTCTTAGATGCAGCTGAAATGCTATTAGTAAAAGAAATAGCTGACCCAGAAACAATAGACAAAACTTGGATGATTGGTACAGGTGCACCACTTGGCCCATTCGCTATTTTAGACGTTGTAGGCATTAACACAGCATTCAATATTGTCCAAGCTAAGGCTGCAGCTACTGGCGATGACAACATGAATAAATTAGCCAACCTGTTAAAAATAGAGTATATCGACCAAGGTAAACTTGGACGCGCAACGGGCGAAGGCTTCTACAAATATCCAAACCCTAACTTTGCAAAGCCTGATTTTCTTAAAGGCTAA